A region of the Marmota flaviventris isolate mMarFla1 chromosome 3, mMarFla1.hap1, whole genome shotgun sequence genome:
CTCTGAAGTCTTCTCACTATATACTACCAGTGTCTTTTGCGCTGAGACTAGACTTCCTACGTGACTTACATTAATGATGGCATCAGTCTGTATGTAGTCCATGTCTGAGTCCTTCAGCCCCAGCTCTTTGCCCCCTCGCTGTGTAGTGCTGACAATCCCTGCAGTCACCGTGTTCTGTAGAGAAAATGGGCTGCCCAAGGCCACCACAAATTCTCCAGCCCGAAGGTCAGATGATCTTCCCAGCAGCAACACAGGGAGGTCAGTCTGCACATAGGTGAGGAAGGCCGAGGAGGACAGAAAGGGTAAAGAATAAATCCAAACCAGAATCAACCAATGTTTGCATATAGCACACCAATGACACCATCTCTGTCATTTTGGCCCTTATCTAAGAAGTACCCTCTCATACAAATTTTTTTGATTGCCTTCTTTCTCAAAGTCCAACAACCACCAAGCTCTTATTTGTTAAGATGATCAGGATCATCTCTAAGATTATTATTTCATAGAAATCACAATTAGTAAACCACCAGCGAAGCAACTGATGGACATGAACGGACATTAACAATGCACTTAGCACCGTTCCAGCTCAACTGTATACAGTGACTAAGCCACCAACAAGAAGGAGATCACCCAGAACAGCAATTCTCAAACTGTAATATGCACATGAAACACCTGGGGATCTTATCAAACGCATTTCTGGCCAGGCACAGggacccatgcctgtaatcctagctatctgggaggctaaggcaagaggattgcgagttggatgtcagcctcagcaatttagcaagaccctgtctcaaaattaatttttttttaaagtttaaatgttCTCAGATGACATGTTGATGCTTTTAGGATATACACCACTCTTTGTGTAGCAAGGACCTCAAAGTCTGCCTTAGCAGCTTTGAGCCAATTGCAATAATTTCTGGTATcttaaacagaaaaattattttctcagaatCAGCATCTGCTGAAGAAAAATCACAGGAGAGTGAGAGCTAATTAATATAGATTATCAGAGATGTATTGGAGCTGGAAtttgagaagaagattaacattaaacagggatgagaggtgggagggaaagggagagagaagggaaattgcatggaaatggaaggagaccctcagggttatacaaaattacatacaagaggaagtgaggggaaagggaaaaataatacaagggggagaaatgaatgatagtagagggggtagagagagaagaggggaggggaggggaggggaggggggatagtagaggataggaaaggcagcagaatacaacagacactagtatggcaacatgtaaatcaatggatgtgtaactgatatgattctgcaatctgtatacggggtaaaaatgggagttcataacccacttgaatcaaagtgtgaaatatgatatgtcaagaactatgtaatgttttgaacaaccaacaataaaaaattttttaaacaaagagatGTACATACAggtatgaaagaaaatttttaaaaagagggagtgaaaaacaggaaaaaaagcatatacTAGATAAAAAAGAATGTAGTGTGGGAGCAAGGGAAACAATATATCagcaaatagaagaaaatacGCAGACTCTGACTTGGCTTCTAAATACTTACATTTGGCTCAATCTTAATCAGTGCAAGATCCAACTTATGGTCAATGTCTTTGACAGTGGCTTCATACTGGACCCCACTTTGAAGCTCCACCTGGATCCGATGCTGGTTAGTGAGGACATGAGCATTGGTAACAATGAGCCCATCCTCAGACACTATGAACCCAGAGCCACTGGATGCAGGCATTTCCTTGCCGCTGAGAGGTGACCTGTCTCCATAAGACAACAATATAAGCCGAGGGCAGGAAGCTCAGGGACTCCAGCTGCCATCTGTGAATCATGGGAACCTGACATTCATTAAGCCTATCTCCATCTCCATTTCCTCAGACATTTTACTTTTCCCTGTCAGTTTTCATCTTCTCCACATGTAAATACTATATGTATCCTGCCCTGGCCATCTCTGGTGAACATGATTGAAAGCTGGTTCCCAACTCCCCTTTTTTCCGAGGCAATGCTCCCTTCTTCAGAGCTGGTCAGTGCAGCACTCTGTGAGTCCTCTCCAGCAAAGaagccaaacctaatcctaatattgTGGGGATATATTGCCACAGATTCAAGAACTCAGGCAGGTAGGGAATCCAGTGGTTCTGGTTCTGGCTTAGTTTTCACTACAAATTAGCCTTGTGGCATAAGATAAATCTTTTCCTcaggccaggcatagtggcacatgcctataatcccagcagcttcagaggctgaggcaggaggatcacaagttcaaaaccagcctcagcaacttagcaggaccctgtctcccccgcccatactggggattgaacccagtggcacttaaccacggagccatatccacagctcttttctgaattttatttaaagacagggtcttactgacttgcttagggccaCGCTAAATGGCTGAAACTGGCTTTGCACCATGGCTGTCGGGACTCTGtctttcaatgaaatattttaagtctggGTATATGGCTTGGTGcttaaatgctcctgggttcaatccctggtacaaaaaaaaaaaaaatctgcccgCTGGATTTGGATTTCCTGGATTTAGATTTCCTTGCATGCAAGTGATGGGGTTGGGCAAGATCACCACCAAGATTCCTACTAGCTTCAAATTTTATCTTTGGGGCATGAGGGAAAAAGAAACCTCAGGCACCTGAGTATGCAGAAATAGCTCAGATTTGGAGGCCAGAATCCTTTTGTCCTTGTGCCTCTGCTTCTCATCTCAATAGCTTTgaacagatttttgttgttgttattgttttatttttgttgttgttgtttgtttgtttgtttttgaggtgctgcagatggaacccagggctaagcaagcaagcactctgccactgagttccatcccctgAACCTCGGTTTCCTCacagtggtttttgtttgtttgtttgtttggttggttggttggttgaagATTCAATGATGCTTGTAAAGGCCCTAGAGTAGGTAAGGCAGTGGGAAGCAGTATTGGGTAATCCTCCTGTGTCTTTTACCTGCGAAACAGCTGCAGGTGAACCACAGATGGCGCCACCTTCTCCACCACCTCGGCGATGAAGTTGTATTTGCTTCGGACCCTGCCTGCGCTTCTGGTCCCTGTGAAGAAATGCTCCGTGCTTGGGGCAGAGGGAGCCTGGCTCCCCTACAAAATCAGGTGTAATATCTCATTCATATCTTCCCATCCATTATCCTCCTCCCTTGTTCTCTTTCCgtcccctccttctcctcaggCTTCCCACTCCGCCTGTGGACTGTGGCCCCATACACCAACACCTCAAGAGAGTCAGACCTGTCACACCAGTTGGAAAATAATCACAAAGGGAAGACCGTATTCAAAAGGCGAATGGGGAGAAACCGCGTGGTAACTGGTAAAGAGACTCctattaaggaagaaagaaaatcagaaacaaacaaaaaaagttgaaTCCCTGGGGCAAATAAAACAGTGAGCCGCACGCGGACTGTGTGATTGAAACGAGGGAGTGAATAATTATGCTTAAATTCAAGGATTggggtattgctcagtggtagagcgctttcctagtACGCCCGAGGGTGCTACCCGCAGTCCCCCCAAGAAAACCGGGCGTTGGTGGGGCGGTAGCTGGGGCGGTGGCACACGACTCTTATCCCAGCTACTCCGAAGACTGAGGTGGGAGTTCGACAACAGCCAGGGcaacagaggaagaagaaaaaaagttcaaaaaaagtGTTCCGAGTCGggacactcctgggttcaatccctggtattaaaaaaaaaaaaaaaaatctgcccgCTGGATTTGGATTTGCTGGACAAATCCAAATTTGTCCTTGCGCTCACCTGGATCCCCGCAGTACCCTTTCTGCACCGGCACAGCTGGGAGCGCGCCACGGAGACGCGCGGCGCGGTTCTCCGCGCGGAGGGCGCACAGACTGGCATAGGTGCGCCCGTCGCTGCCGCACACCGCCGCCCCTGTCGCCGGGCAGCCGCAGGTGCCCAGCCAGGGGCCGCCGACGTACTCCTGGCTGAAGGGCGCGCCACATTTCAGCCCAGGGCCGCAGGGCAGGCCACGCGCCCCGCCGCAGGCTTCTCCCTCAGCGGCAGCACAGACGCGGCAGCAACGGCAGCGGTCGAGCACTGGTGTTGTCCCCGCGGAACAGGTGGGCAGCGGGGGACAGCGCGTCGGCTCGCAGACCACGGGGCAGGGCAGCAAGGCTCTGGATCTCCTTGCCTCGACCCTGGCCACAGGTACCGGAGTCAACAGCAGCCACGGCAGAAGGAACTGTAAGAGCCCAGCTGGCTGCAGCAGAGGTCTACTCATCTTGCTTTCTTCTTCGCTTGCACTTTTCCAGTTACTTCACTCTGGACTCACAAGCTGACCTAAGATGAACAACACTTTCCTGGCCAGGTTGCCAGCCGCCTCCACCAGCCTCCAGGCTTTAAGGAGCAGAGCCTGGCAGACCTCTCCATACACACACCCATACATCGCCCACCACCCGTCCCGCCCCAGGTTCAGGGTCACCCCCAAGCACTGCTGGCAGGTCCGTAGCCCTTTCCTGAGAAGAGATCTACACCATGAGCCCCGTTAAAGCAATACTGAGGGCAAACTGACAAGAGCCATCACCCACCCAAGGCGGGTATTAAGAAAACACAACCGTATTACAGTATTTCACATGGTTTTATTACAAAACAAGCAACAAAAcagttttagaaaattatttttgctacATACCAATTAGGAGATCACATAAAATGAGAAGCATAACAGTTTCCATGCACTCAGCTCAGTGCTTGCAGCGAGTGCATTTCACAGCTGAAACAGTTTGGTTCAACATAACACAACATCATGCCACATCTTCATAAGCAGAGGGGGAAGGGGTCACATAATATGTTTTTGCCAAACAGTTGCTTCATTCAAACTCTACCTATCGCTTGTGACTGTAATTGCTGCAGGCAATAACACAGGAAAAAAAGGACCAAGAGGAAAAAAGGATGttggtagaaaatatttaataaacctGCTCATTTCTGACATgtttaaagttaataaagaaaGCTGacttgagaaattaaatttccaAAATGCTATTAATGTGTCCATATACCTGTTTATCTGGTTAACACTGAAAACAAACTCATCATACCCCCCTGCTTACCTACTGaatctgctatttatttatggGGTCATTTTAATACATATCAGAGCACATTTacattcagagagaaaaaaaaaaacccaactttttCTTCCAGTAAACTAAGACTCTAGACCTTAAATCTACTCTTTCTCATAGGAGCTCAGCATTCTGCTCTGAAGTAGAAGTATAACTTCACTATTTTGACCTGAGGTCATTCTCCAAGGTGTACAACTCTGTGCCCCTACAATGTCTCACAGAAAGCAAAAGGGAAACTATTTTTACCAACTATCATCTCACCTTGAGTAAGGGAGTCCATCAAAGTTTTCAAGAATAATGGATGGTAAGCAGTTCAGCTATAGAGAAGACCACCTGAAATACTGTTACACATATGTGGGTCAGGACAACTTCAAAAGCCTCATGGAAAGAGccaattcaggggctggggttgtggctcagcagtagagtactggcctcgcatgtgcagggtgctgggtttgatcctcagcaccacataaaaataaaataaaggtattgtgtccaaccataactaaaacataatattaaaaaaagaaagagtgagcCAATTCAGATCAGGTTTCATTCCCCAAAGAAAAAGTTGTACCTTTTTTAGTTCCTTTTTTTAGATCTAGATTTATTCCAGAGCttaagcacttaaccactaaccCATATggcatccccaacccattttttctatttgattcaatttcatacatttaaaattaaatgctatGGTCATATATGCACTATCTTTGGCTCATATTAAAAGGCTCTGGTGTGAAACTGGCCAGAAGGTAAGAAATATGGACAAAGATGGAATTTTGAAATAAGATTTGGGAATGCAATGCTTTTAGGCTTTatggaagatatttttatttttctgatattgttaCTATGTTAATGATGTTCTAACTTGGAATTCCCAAGTATTCCTAAGTATATACCAATAAGAGTCCTTGTTTTCCCTTTATTAAGATAATACTAGCTGGATTATATTTAACACCCTTTCAAAACAGACTTTACTAAATGAGAATCCTATCAGCTTACTATAATGGTCAATTCCTTAAGCAGTGGTAACCTAGCAGagatttacaaaaagaaaatgggtaTATTTTCACAATTCAAACACCAAGAGATGACATCATTTCCATGAGTCAGGGAATGtttaaagagatttaaaacattaatttattttcattagttcCACATCACATTCTGTGCACTTGTATTTATTAGCCAAATAATTTTCTTGAGAAAAATATGAAGGTGAAACCAGAGACAAGGAACTTTAAAAATCTGGAATGGCTTCTTAAAATCAGGCTATTCGAAGTAGGTTGAtcactcataaataaataattcccaAACCAagaatttctgagaaaaaaagtacacaagagtttatttttaaaagaagatgggaagaaaagagaaagatccAGTAGATTTCTCTTTTTAGATTAAGACCACAAGACTAAACTTAAGTGAAGGACAGCTCCAACACAGTGAAATCAGAAAGAGTTCTCAATGTGAAACACATTTCAGAAAAACAGCACTACCTGGAAGAACATGATTCTTTTCAAAGCcactaaaaatttcttcttcagGTGTTTTTGCTTCTGCATTAGATATGGACACAAGAAGGAACCGGGATTTATTCTTCCTCTTAGTCTCTTCCTCTAGtcactatttttaattaaagtataATTAACTGATCTAGCTGATGAAAGCTACTGATAGAAATAAGCCAAGTTCTCTATCCCTTTATGAAACCCTCCTAAGTTTCTGATAGCAATGCACTAAAAAAATTGGATAGGTAAATGTGCCCAAGGACACTAGAAATAGTATCTTGTCCAGTGAAAGAAAATATGCCCTCAAATTTGTTTGGGCAACTCCTGGGAAATCTCTAGTCAGTAATTTGTAACCTCTAAATCAATGCTTTTATGCCCCATTTTTATTCCACTAAAATATAATCTCAAgattatctttgtatttttccaCATGGAACCTCATCAGATTACAGGGTCTGATCATGCAAGCACACACAACTCCATCCAAAGGGCAACAGAAAggacaaaaagaaagcaaatctgCCAAGGTATATAATAAACTGCACTTAAAATTAGACAAATATTGGCCCATCAAAAAGAGCTGTGAGGCAAGGATTCAAGGCAATATGTCTTTGCCAGAATAAAACTTTTCTCCTATCCAGAAAACATGGATCAAAAAACTTAGCAGGATGATCCATCTCTTCTCAGCACCTGCTTTTAACCTATCTAAAACTCTGAGATAGAGATTGATCTATCACACACATGAATTATCACACGCTTACCAACCCCACACATTCCAAGTAACACCATTATCAAGGGAAATGTCTGTTCTGTTCTCAACAGTCATAGTATTTAACACTGATACCGGTCCTTGGGGCCTGATAAAGAAACAATTCTAATGGGTCTGTTCCTCAATCTATAACATTTGGGGTCATAGCATCAAGAGAACAGAGTAATTTTCAAAACTGGCTCATGCAGTAGAGTTGACTTATTCCTCAGGCCTCAAAAAGATCCCCATCTCTTCTCCTGGGAGGTATCCTAGGGGACCCACCCTTGCAGACATATTCTAAAGGCCACCCTCCAGATTCTAAACACTACCTCTCAGAACGGCTCCCTGTCAAGCCAGAATCTGGGTTTTCCCCTACTCTGAAGCCTTTCAGCCTTTCAGCTGGGTTAGTTACCTGCTTCACAAACTTGAACCAATACATAGGTATGGACTAAAACCAGGTGACTGGCCTAAGAGCCTGTGCCcagattgaaaataaaacaacaacaacaaaaaactaaaacaaggaC
Encoded here:
- the Htra4 gene encoding serine protease HTRA4 — translated: MSRPLLQPAGLLQFLLPWLLLTPVPVARVEARRSRALLPCPVVCEPTRCPPLPTCSAGTTPVLDRCRCCRVCAAAEGEACGGARGLPCGPGLKCGAPFSQEYVGGPWLGTCGCPATGAAVCGSDGRTYASLCALRAENRAARLRGALPAVPVQKGYCGDPGTRSAGRVRSKYNFIAEVVEKVAPSVVHLQLFRRSPLSGKEMPASSGSGFIVSEDGLIVTNAHVLTNQHRIQVELQSGVQYEATVKDIDHKLDLALIKIEPNTDLPVLLLGRSSDLRAGEFVVALGSPFSLQNTVTAGIVSTTQRGGKELGLKDSDMDYIQTDAIINHGNSGGPLVNLDGDVIGINTLKVTAGISFAIPSDRIRQFLADYHERQLKGKAPLQKKYLGLRMLPLTLNFLQEMKRQNPDFPDVSSGVFVYEVIQGTAAESSGLRDHDIIVSINGQPVTTTADVIEAVKDNDSLSIIVRRGSQTLFLTVTPEIIN